In Dermacentor silvarum isolate Dsil-2018 chromosome 10, BIME_Dsil_1.4, whole genome shotgun sequence, the genomic stretch GTCAATATAACAGAAAGCTAGCGGTGTGTCCTGTCCCCATCTCCGCCTCCCTTATTCCCTTGCTTTGCTCTACGAAGCATCAGTTAGTGTCGTCGTCGTGATCATCTTCATAATCTTCGTccccccatcatcatcatcgtaatcttctttttatgtccactgccggacgaaggcctctcccggagATAACCAATCACATCTGTTtcgcgctagctaattccaagttgtgcctgcaagTTTACTATTTAAGCGCCGCCAAAAATTTTTATTGCTTCGTTTAAGAGGAAATTTTAGCTCGGGTACAACACCGATTTCCCGTTTCGAATATCTGTttaacgcagaaatgcttttatgagaaaaccgctcgATCGATTTCAATGAAAATAGTTCCCATTTGTGAGATACGTATCAATTCTGGAGGTGACGTTGCATGATTTCGCACCTCTTCGTAGTTGGTCGCCCAACTGTTGTAGATGGCCCTGGTCTCCTCGGTCGTGCGGTCGTCGACGACGAAGTCGACGATGTCCGACCGGTCCAAGGAGCTCGTCGATGGTTTCTTCGCCATATCTTCGAGAAATCGGCGGCTTCAATGAGAAAACGCGCGCAAGCCATCAAACTCGCAGCGCCCGAGAGCAGGACGAAGGGAGACAAGTCGCGAGCAATACGAGGGGCAACAGCGAATTCGTTGTTGAGAAACGATTACTTGTGAACTGTGCTTTCGAATCTGAAGGGTCGATATATCTAAGAAGCAGATTTCGCGCTGAATATTTATTCTCACTGAACAGTTTTGTGCGGGAACGCTTTTGCGTTTGGCCACTACGCCCTCTTCAAATAAATTTCGGCGCCCCTCTTAATATTGTGCCGGAGCGAGTACATAAAGCGCTGACCAGCAACTGAAATACTTCATTAGCAGTTCGGCctttttatacagtactgacgaGAATCCTTATTATCGAGTACGTAATTGACTTCTTCTCCAGGGAGAGAAAGCGAAGGACTTTTGGTGACATCTTTCTTGCATCGTAGAATTTCGGAAGGTAATGTTTCCTCGGTGAGATTATTCGGATGCTTGTGCAGCGACGCACAATGATGATAGAAATATGTACAGTGGCGCATGCAGCAATTGAGGGCTATAGATTAACAGATATAGTCGTCTTGTCTGTATTCTGTAGTTATGTTCTCCTAATCTATCATTGAGAACATCTGCCGATCGGGTGACGAGCGTATCTGTTTACACTAGAAAACAGGCAGTGAGTGGGAAGCTTGATACGCACGTACGTACTACGAACTAGTTTGGCGGCTGATTTTGGTTTCCAACAGTCTGCTCGCGTGAACTCATTGAAATGATATCCGAATCGAAGCCATTGCAGCGACACAAAATGTTATTCTGTAAAGCGCATATTGAACAGTCAACCACAGAATTTTACGGAACAcgagatctgagaaaaagctgaatatttggGCAGCCTCAAAACGCTGTctagtattcgcatttacagcTTCTACCAGTATACGTGAACGACATTGTGATGTTTGGTTTTAGTGACCACCAttgcaggctgctcggaaattgggcgttttctgagatcccatggtccgtaaacttttgtggttgactgtacatctgTGTGCGCTTTAGCGTGGTCCCGATGTCACACTACGTCTACGTCTGAGAGCATGTAGCACAACAAATCAAGGATTACTGAACTGACACATTCGactgacctcccccccccccttttttttttaatgcgatagcattataggcgAACTTCCTCCATTTTTCAGGTATCTAACAGAAAACATGGGCCGATCATGAATGCAGTGAAGTATCCagaaggcagtgcagtctaacaTAGCGTCTCAAAGTGCGAGCTGCCACGACGGAACAATGTGAGAAACAGACACGTGACCATGCAGCAGACGTTTTAAAGAACGAGCTTTGGCACACGAGAGGCATGCGTGTGATCGTTGACTAATTATTCGAACATTAGGCTGCTTCGCTCTAAAACAGAGGTTAGATCCCATTATCGAtgagaacgtttttttttttttatagaatcATAGGCGCTGGCGGGCTTACCCCCACTTTGGAGGTATCTGGCCGAAAACTCGAGATGTGCTGAGTGTACGGTCCGCTTTTGCACGATATCTCAAGTTTGCAAGCGATACGAGGTTTGGAAACATTGCTGTGATAAATGAGAGTGCGCAACGTCGCCCGAGACGCACGGATGCGCAGCTGTCAAGACGTCACAGTAACCACAATCTAAGTAGGATGTATCATAGTTAGAAAGATAGCGGTGCTACGCTCTGggctaggtttttttttttttttcgtggagttGAGGTATAAAGCCttgagctccccccccccccccccggccttctCCAAAAAAGATATAATAGAAAACATCAGATCACCCTAAATAATTTATTAAGCGCCTTTTTATCCCCGAACCTTTTCTGTACCCACGAGGTTGGTGCCACATGACGTCATGGACCACTGCCTCGTTTCATTACTATGATAACGATCAGTGCGACCGCGAGCGTTGCTAGCTAAACGCGCGTCGCTTTCGGTTATCTTTGTTTGCAAGTAACGCCAGCATCACTAACATTAATACTACACTGCGTGAGCAAACTTTACTGTGTCTGACGTCACAGTAATGTCCGCGACGCCAGGTCCGTCATCGCAGACCAACGTTACTCTCGAATTAAATATCTTGCAGTTCCTAACGGTCTACATTGGAAGTTTCTTCAACTTCAAATGTAGACAAATATAGTTAAAATGTCATTACCCCTTTGCAATTTTCTTGACGAAAGGTGAAATTTTTTATGGAATTATGAATTAATTTTTGCTGATTAGTCAATGTGTCTTTCATTTCTCTTGCAAGTAACTGTCCGCCTctccgaataatccagctcaaggaataGAACTACGTTATCATGCAATCAGTCAATTCATAAGAATTCCGTAAAACGTAAAAATAATCACCCCGTATGTTGAAGGCTGTGTTCACTCTAACCGGCCGCAACCGTAACCTTTGTGAACTTACGCGCAGAACTAACCATTATTTTTTTTGTCTCGTAGAAATAGATTGATGTTTGCATGTCATATTCGGAAGAGCCTTGAGGTGTGCAGAGACATTAAGCAGATAAAATTTGAGGTTTTTAAATAATTCATATTAAATAAGAATGTCAAGAAGGAATGCAAGAATGTCAAACAGTGCATTCAAGAAAAATGTTACGTGTTTTAGAAAGTTATATGCTCGCAACACGCCCAGCTCTGTTGTTTAAAGCAATACGGGCACCTATTTTTGAGCTTGTAGAAGATCTACCATAATCTCCTGAAACGTCGAAAAATTGCACTTAAGAATTATCGAGGGGATGAGACATTTCTAAGGTATTTTAATTTGATAATACAGTTGGTCTCGACACACCTGACAAGGCATCATCATGACGtcatgaaactgcgacattttttgaggTCGAGCAGTAAGGCTAggtatgattgattgattgatcgaatATTGTCTGCGCTCACGTCTGCTTCCTGCAACGATCGTAAGAATTGAGCGAGTGATTGTATCATGACATCATGACGCACTCACTTCCCGTATAGCGAAACCGAAGCTGGTTAGCCCAACGAAACACTATGAAATATTTAGGACGTTCTGAAGGCGATCAGTATAGGCCTTTTCACCTACCAGAAAGCTTCCGGTCATGAATTTTTGACCGAGAAGTTAGccaagaaaaaaagtcacaggcctgcgtggcacacgcagcacagtcacggcgtaatctggtggagcggctcaagagtagctccaatttgggcaccactcacaacagggtcttcgcggcagtctgttcgcctcgttttgacgaggacGATCTGAACAGTCCgcgcggcgtcgacggcgagctgcggattgtaatgttctctgcacagcagtcctgctgagcccgatcaagccttacaactacaacttacatatcgggcgcgccgcgtttgcaggcaccttaactagatggcgccatcatattggcggtggctcggccgctcgggtatagtgaactagaatataaaaaaatctagtacactgtagctcgggagcgcgttgattgcgcgcctcgtctgaatcgcatatcgtcgtctgcgcctgcggacgctgcgtttgcaggcatcttacctagatggcgccatcatactggcggaggctcgagtcgtctccccctgcctttgccttagggtattttccgcggcccgatagcaagcgcttgcgtggctcagtggtagagcatccggctcccacgcagcgggcgtgggctcgatcccggcgggaatcgggtacttttttcgcgtttccggcgatagcggttacgcggctgCGGCATCGTCAccacccgaaacggctattggaatgagtccataacagcttacgctgtaaaactagTATGTAGTGAGATAGTGTAGTACAAGCACGTGTTCTTGATGCGTTCAAATATAAGGAACGCGCTCCATGTGTCGAACGCGGGTACGCAGCTTTCTTGTCGTATTTACCAATTAAATTCACTTGTCAGACATTCTAACTGTACTGCAAAACAGGTGTCAGCTGgcgagctatatatatatataggctattGCATTTATAGTGTGCCAGAGGCCTTAAACGGAAGTCATTTAGGATTTATGTTCGTAAACTAGAAAGGGCCTATATTTTTTTTGATTTAGAGCATTGACCTTCACGTAATAGCGCAAGAATATGAGTCAAAAATGTCACTTCACTACAGCTTGAGCTGCCACACGCCGGCGGCCATGAGCACACCTTAGCTTGCCTTGTGGCTGAGCGCTGACGATGTCAGCCTGGTCGTTGGAGCGGTACCCGGGACTCACGCTGCTGCCGTGGCGATCGTCGCTGAAGTGCGGCACATGAGGCGGCTGCTGGTCGTCGGGCGCGAGGGCCTCGTCGCTAGACTTGGGAACGAGAAGCAGCGACGCAGGCTGTTCACCGTTGCTGGTCTGCGGGTTCACAGACTCAACGCTGGACTTGGGCACAAGCTGtagcgggagagagagaaagcaaaggcAGCGATTCGAACAAGATGGACTGTCGCACTATACCCGCCGAGGCTGCTAAGCggttatggtgttgagctgctaagcacgaggtcgaaggatccccaggtggtcaaaattaatccggagtcccccactacggcgtgcctcataatcatatggtcgctttggcacgtaaaccccagaccTTATAAAAAAATGCCGCGCTGGAAAACTGAATAGCGCTAAACGAACAAGTGTGGCCATTAAGCGCATTCACAAGCTTTGTGACCATTAACGCGTTTGTATGACCGTGTTCAGGGTCATGACAATGATATTTCGAAAAGATCGGCGGGGTTTCAGcaactttcagttagcaacgCCGAGAAGGTAGTCTTTTCTAATAACACACATTGGTACTCCACCTGGTCGTACCTTCCCTCTTTAGTTATGGCAGAGTTTCGGTCAGGATTAATACACTAATATAACGCCACATGAAAGTTAAAGCTAAGTGCCGTAATTGCGCGGAGTTATTAGAAGCGAGTACCTTCTCGACATTGCTAATTGAAAGTTGTTGAAACCCCGTCGATttcttttaatatttttttttttcagaatgccATCCATTGAGTTACCCTGGTGCAGAGAGGTGGCGTTCGACAGACATCGCTGAAGGAGGAAACGTCCGAAATTCCTTGGTATGTGGAAGTCGAAAAAAATCAATGTATAAAAGAAAACTATGATGGGGAGAGGAACGATCAGTCTAGCATGCTAATGATTAGATTCAAtcagataattttggattgccaagcaagcattccGTGGCTGAACCCAATTATAGAGACTACAAAAGATAAGATCACAGGCTCCGATAAATATAGGCCAATATTCCGAAGCAGGATTTCCAGTTGTCTTTTTCTTATTACAGAAAAacgactacaaaaaaaaaacaaatcgtcggcccttcccctaccggaaaatggggttAAGCCAAGCTTGTCCTagggtgcaccttgtgtttgacggttatgtttcttgtgagtaacttgaccgTGACCAAGGGAAGGTCAAGTGATCTGCTCGTcgttggcggagtgccgcagcttcagcggctcgcaccgtaggatcggcccgtcgacgacgcgccctGATCTCCCGTCGGAactcggcgagagctgcctgttgttcgggggtacgcacaatgcacggccgtcccatcggttttccgagactgaactgaacggaaacgaagcgggcgcagcgcgcgcgaaaccctttcctgccctttccctccccggCGGAATCAAAACAGCTCTGACTGGCTGCgcacgtggcgtgagcgcgcgcctacgCAGGCTCGCTGGAGCCGGAGCATGAGTCATTAGGCACAGTGCCAGTTGcgtaggcgcgcgctcacgcGCCTACGCCAATCAGAGCCGTTTCGCTTCCTTcggggagggaaagggcaggaaagggtcgctggagccggagtttttgcgttacatcgccggcgcaggctggcgtatacaagcttcgcttgaaaagccggcagatcttacgccttgtgggaatccatgttatgcgaagcagtgtgcggggagccgaccaagttaacgaaaggaccataagagcaccaagacgtaggcggctgtttcatgacctacatgacacgcatatcattacattcatgtcatgtcctaccaaatatattcgtctacactcttgtcatactatgccaatttcggtacatacgaagtttacgaaacgaccatgagagcaccaagacgcaggcggccacttcatgacctgcatgacacccATGTTATGACATTCTTGACATgacatattatttatgttcgtcgtgcactcttgtcatactatgccaattttgttttggtacatacgaagttaacgaaacgaccatgggagcaccaagacgtatgcggctagatagatagatagatagatagatagatagatagatagatagatagatagatagatagatagatagatagatagatagatagatagatagatagatagatagatagatagatagatagatagatagatagatagatagatagatagatactctcaaagtggcaaatgtttgccaagaaatgcttcgcatttaaaagaatcCTTACGCAGTACGGCCCTTGGTCCGGTAAGTCGACCTGTTCAGTGATCCAGTGGTCGGGCAGTATTCTCAGCTGTGGCGAGGGGGCCAATGGCGACGACGGAAAAGAGCAGTGGGTCCCGACGGCCGAGGGGGACGAAGGAGACGCCTCCGAACCCTCGACAGCCGCCTGATGACGATCATTATCGTGAAACAAGATAATCTCTTCAGTGTACATTCCAAGGTTCCCCTATGGACGACATTATGCTCGCACTGTTCGGACGCCACCGGAGTGAGTGAAGGTACAGTAGGCAACAAAAATTTACGAAACAGGGGATTCTCGAAAAAACCAATACCCTACTAAAACTGggcagaaaacgttcaattcaaAGCTTCAGGCTGTATGAATACTTGTAACGTATACAGTGATTCGTTAAATTAGAGACACTATGCCCCAAACACAGCAAAATTTCACTTTTGTCGTGCAAACCCTTTCCGGTTAACTTTTGTGGCCTGCTGTAGTTGGAATACAAGAACGAGCACTAACAAGAACTCTCGAGAATAGATTCAAAAGATGGGAAATGCACTCACCCTTCCACAACTAGGTTGTTATGATCCGCGTAACTCACACCGGTTTTCTGGATAGTTGGTTTGTCAAGTGAAATTTTTTAGCATTGATCAACGCGACTTGTAGACCAACACAAAGACGTGACGCACGCCTGACGCCTCACCTGTCTGTATGTGTCAAGTTGCGTTGTTCGAGGGCTAACTGGTAAGTCCAAATACAGATGCTTTCAAGTGCTAATAATTTACTGCACAGGGTCTTAAAAGTTAAACTAACGCTAATTTTAATAAAAACGCGATGCTATAGGCACGAAAATTCTACTTGCGCTGGCGGTTTATGCGCTTTGGTAGACAGAATGTTTCACGAAATATTAGAGACCTCAAACACCTAATTCAAAAAAAAAGTCGTACTTTTTTTGCTATTACGATTATGGTGCATGTTTATATTTGAAACGTTAAGACAATCGTACTTGAAGACAACTTCACTTTGATTCTCCTGGAGCACTTGTGCTCCGAGATATTCTTTAAATTCGACACTTACTCCGCTAACTTCGCATTCAGGGGCCTGAATCTCGACCCAACGTCAAGCCGTGTGGCAATTACAACGCGAGTAAAAAGTCAGTCGTTGCTAGTCCTCGCCAGCCGATAGCACGAGCGCTGCTGTTATCAGCTTTTCTCAGCCTACAAACGATGTGCCTCATGCAGTAAGCTACGTCGCAATTGACGTTCAGCCGACATCTATACGCCCTTAAACTGGGGCTAAATTGGCTGAGTGTCAAATTCTGTGATGAATTTCCCGGAGCAGAAGCACTCCAGAAGTATCAATCAAATTGAAGTCTTCAAATACGATTGTCTCAACTTTCCAAATAAAAACATAAACCATACTCCtgatagaaaaaaaataatgcagaagTTTTTACAGCGGAACTGTATATATCTACCCTCCCATAGATTTTTCAGTGTCCGTGCCTCAAAATTCCCggccctctatgaggaggcaaagcaaaccagtaagtcatgtgctgacacctggcgtctCTAAAGGTGACTCTAATGTAGCGAAAGCTGTGCCCGCCAAAGTGCACAAACTACCTGCGCAAGCAAACTTAGTGCTAACATAGCCTTTTGCATTAACATTGCCATTAGTTTAACTTTGAAAACCCTGTATAGCAAAGCACAATGACGCAAACTCCAAGTGCGTGTGTGAACGAGGCAGTTACCTTCGGCGATGCGACTGAGCTCACGGACTTGGATCCGCTGCTGCCTTCTTGCTGATGCCTCTACGGCAAATGGAGAAGTAACATAGAATGTTCAAGCAAAGATGTCGGTGACGAACGTTTCTCTCTGTGTTGTTATTTGTTACTCACACGGCACTATGGATTCTTAGAGTCGCGCTTGCCACTCAGTCAACACAAGACTTCGCAAGCAACGTTTAAAACcagagaaacgaaaaaaaaaacaatttattttGCAGTACACGCATGCCGAGTGAAATCAAGCGGAACAATACACGTGTACCTGTTCAACagatgcagtgtttttttttctctttttcttttctaacCTGACAATTTGCGCAAGAAAATGTAAATATTCCCTACTGAAATGGTCTCTAAGCCATTTGCTTACGATAGTATATATACATGCGTGTCTATGCCTTGTGCCACTGATTTATGGCTTCGCGGACTTCTTGAAGTTCACGCGGTTTAGTCACACTGTTATAACTGTTAGCCCGTTACAACAATATATGAGAAGGAAACGTGTCCTGCAGACGATGTGTTTTACAAGAGGAACCTTCTTACCATGGTCTTTCTCTAAACAGTAATTGTCTTACGCTTCCCTAGAAGCTGTTTTTACACTCATACGATACGAATAGCTTTAGAGCAGACCACGGTCTGTCTCACAGAGTGCGCAGAGTTCCGACAGCTAACATGCTACAAAAATGTAGGGCTGCCGTTTACGTACTCTCAGCCGAGTGATATAGCTACAGTGCCGTCCTCCAGTGTTGCAATGCTCACTTTTGTCCCATGGAATATatcacaggaaagaaaaaaaaatcggcgaTTCTTTGTATAATAGTGCACGTTATTGGGGGAGTCCTTCGTTCATCGTCAAGTAAACATTCTTTGTACTATCGTATAATAGAGGAGTGTGGCGTCGGTCAGTGACCACATAGGCTCTACGCTCCTGCAAGTAATGAAGGGAGTGGGGGCGACTCCTGGGGGTGTGGGGGAGAGAATGCTCAACTCTTATTTCACTCTATTTTTGTGACTCATCGTACTCTTCAATGCAAAACGCTCACCATCACGGTGTAGAACGCTAACTCTGCCCACGCCCGAGCACATTGACCTTGCTCCCTCCGGGAGCATTAAAGCTCTCAAATTTGAGATTAACCTCGCAAAGACCAAagtatcatttttgatacgcaTGAGCAAGTTTTGGTAATATACATAAAGTTCAAACAGCTGTTTACTAATGCACTAACATTTACTAGTGTACTAATTAGTTATTCGCTCATTAACAATTCAATGCTTTTTGTACGAAATGTACTCTCTATGCTCTGAGAATAGGTGTACAAGCTGTTTTAGTTAAAGTGTGATTAAAATGAAACATGCAGTTACTCCGTCAAAAGGAATtaccaacactttttttttgttcctacTTTTCACCTCGATTTATATCGTAGCTTACTGTGCACGGGCTAGATTTCTGTCTTGCTCGTTCTGCGCTGCATACCAAAGTACAACGTTGGGCAGTGTAGCTAGCTGTTGCGCAGCTGTCAATAATTGAGGCGCAAACagtaagcggaagaaatgaaaaatgaatagAAAGAACATTGGGCGGCCCTCTCACGGCCGTGCGCGCCACTCAACTACGCTTGGAGACTTATAAACGGATCCCCCCTTTTTTTAAGTAACTATATACTATACCTAGGGAGAAATCTGTCACCGCCACCAGTACGAGTTTGCTAATGTGCGCTGTGCCACCACGGGAATGCCGGGATATTGGTGCTTCGACTTGTCCCGTTTGGCCTAAAGCATGCTCCTGTTTGTCACTCGGAAAGCTGCCTTCGAGTTAAATCTTCGTGGAGAGCTTACTCGCATCCAATCAGAAGGGGCAAGTTGGCGAATTTCAGAGGAGCCCAGAATAGAACCCCTGACTCTCCAGGAAAAATGCCGATCCCAAGCCTCTGCATCTTTAACATCCCGGCATTGCCATGCATGctacagcagcgcaacgccaattTTTTCTATGACGCCGATTCACTAACCAAGTAACTTTGCGGCCCGAATGCGCCAGGTTTCCTAGAAGGAAACCTGGCGCCACCGTGCATGCGAATTTCCTAACGGACTAGCTTCATGGcaccatgggaatgccggtatgcTGGTGTGTGGCGTGGAAGGCTTGCCTCGACGTGACTTAGCTTAACACAGTCATTTCCGTACATATGCTTTCTTAGCATAATATCATCACAAGTCTCGGTTGACCCGTAATACACATATCGCTATTGTTCCCTCACATTACTTATAATACGGAAAcgaagaaaataaaaacagatAATTGAAACTGACGCACAGTGAAAAGAAGCCTTGCACTTTTCCTTCTAATTTTAGCGACTGCCGGTATTGTTCACGGTCAGTATACTTGCACAACCAAGACAAGCTCTCATGGTTAAATAAAGATAATGATTtcacggaataaaaaaaaacttactaTTTTACACGTTTAGTATAGGATGGATCGCTGCTACAGACGGAACGCTTCTAGCCAGACGCGTCTTGGCTGTGCGAGACAGGTAGCCATCCGAAGCCACCCCATACCGCTATTCCCACGGTACGGTACGGTGCGGTACGGTACGGTACGGTACGGTACGGTAGTGCCAGTTACCGCTTTATGTTTTTACACTAAGCTCAGCATTCTCAGCAAAAGGAATGGACGACAAGAATGGCACCACCAGTGGCTCGTCGTCGCTGTGCGGCAGAAAACCGTCGCTGCGTTCCTGCTTTGCGGAACCGGAGCTGCTCATCTAGCTGGGACTCATGGTCCCCAGCTACGTGTGCCCGCCCGCAGCCACGGCACCAGGAGAGCTGCCGCAGCTGCATGGTAAAGAATGGTTGTGTAAGGGCTAGCCGGGTCTCGGCCAATGCACTTCACGTTGCTGCGCATTGTCGGGACAGGGCGAAACACAACACGAAAATACAGTAAACCTTATTGATACGTTATTGTTTGTTGCGTTTTCTCGGATCTTACGCTCTGAAACGCCGCTGCCGTTACCCTTATGGTCATGTCTATTAGATTACTGTTCGTTACGTTCGGCTTGCCAGCTGTTACGTCTATAAACTACACCGGCGCACCACCGACGTGGCATCGTCCATTGACGGTGTGTATGTCGACTGCCGCATATCGCCGCTGAAAACTACCACTTGCCGTGTTCACAGTACGTTTCAATAGCTTTATTTTAGGGGGTTTTCAGTAGTCTGTTTTACTTCTATTCAAATTCAACTAAATTTATGTAACAGTAACTTTTCCTTCATCTGCAGTGCTGCTGCAGTCGTCATCGCATGTTACGTTTTCCCGGATCATGCGTTCTTTCCACTATGATTCTCCAAAAAAGGTACCGAGAGGGTTCTAACACTTCACTCACGTGCCGATTCAGGTGCAAGCAATGCGGTTTCACTCAATTGTAGGAATATACTATACAGTACGCTTTTCCACCCGAAAGCAACAGGGTAAAGAAGAACAACAAAAGGAATGATTAATAAAATTTGGATATAATGTGTGTGCTCAATCAAGCACACTTCCGGAGAAAGGGAAGGCTGGAGCGTGCTTTTGTATAAGCTACCATTTAGACCAGTGGGTAGCTTTAATTCGTGTTCTAGTGACCAACAATGCACGTGGGTGTATAGACGGCGAGGAACGCCGTGTCGGGAAATTCTGCGTGCGAGCAACTCTGTGTCGGTTTCACAAAAACAAATAATTTATCTTAAGCAAGTCCTCCTGGAGGTTTTCTTCTCGTTATCCGAATACCATTTCATCTTTGCGTCCATGTTATTTGTCGCGTGAGCGCCGGTCCTATCGATAAATCACGCAGTCTGTTATTTTGGTCCGTTTGCTTTTTCAGATGAGATCAGTTGGAAGA encodes the following:
- the LOC119431539 gene encoding uncharacterized protein LOC119431539, coding for MSSSGSAKQERSDGFLPHSDDEPLRHQQEGSSGSKSVSSVASPKAAVEGSEASPSSPSAVGTHCSFPSSPLAPSPQLRILPDHWITEQVDLPDQGPYCLVPKSSVESVNPQTSNGEQPASLLLVPKSSDEALAPDDQQPPHVPHFSDDRHGSSVSPGYRSNDQADIVSAQPQGKLSRRFLEDMAKKPSTSSLDRSDIVDFVVDDRTTEETRAIYNSWATNYEEDMALQKYKAPSIMAHFINQELQIKKDAVILDVGCGTGLLGVQVFCEGGNARQGATTLSPPAHASLDRWENRQQQQQQQQQR